In Phaeobacter piscinae, one genomic interval encodes:
- a CDS encoding DNA-3-methyladenine glycosylase I, which translates to MSKDFLAPDGQSRCGWAGSVPEFLPYHDHEWGYPVADDQRLFEKICLESFQSGLSWRTILAKRENFRAAFAGFDWTRVARFGPQDVDRLLQDAGIIRHRGKIEAVINNARRAEEMVVAEGSLAAFFWSYEPGPDDQVPPQTASITPQSIALSKELKKRGWKFVGPTTCFAFMQAMGLVNDHATDCICRQKAAKARAAFTSPAVQQAG; encoded by the coding sequence ATGAGCAAGGATTTTCTAGCCCCTGACGGGCAGTCGCGCTGTGGCTGGGCTGGATCCGTTCCGGAGTTTCTGCCCTATCATGATCACGAATGGGGCTATCCGGTTGCGGATGATCAGCGTCTGTTTGAGAAGATTTGTCTTGAGAGTTTTCAGTCAGGTCTGAGCTGGCGCACCATTCTGGCCAAACGCGAGAATTTCCGGGCCGCCTTTGCGGGGTTCGACTGGACCCGTGTCGCCCGGTTTGGCCCTCAGGACGTGGACCGCCTTTTGCAGGACGCAGGTATCATTCGCCACCGCGGCAAGATTGAGGCGGTGATCAACAACGCGCGTCGGGCAGAGGAAATGGTCGTCGCCGAAGGATCTCTTGCTGCGTTTTTCTGGAGCTATGAGCCGGGGCCGGACGATCAGGTACCGCCGCAGACCGCCTCCATCACGCCGCAGTCGATTGCGCTGTCAAAGGAGCTGAAAAAACGCGGCTGGAAATTCGTCGGACCCACCACCTGCTTTGCCTTCATGCAGGCGATGGGGCTGGTGAATGACCACGCAACAGACTGTATCTGCAGACAAAAAGCCGCCAAAGCCCGCGCCGCCTTCACCTCCCCCGCTGTGCAGCAGGCGGGTTGA
- the gatC gene encoding Asp-tRNA(Asn)/Glu-tRNA(Gln) amidotransferase subunit GatC: MSIDQSTAAKVAKLARIKVEEDALPALADEFNTILGFIEQLNEVDVEGVEPMTSVTPQRLKRRVDEVTDGNQQDKILANAPDAREGFFAVPKVVE; encoded by the coding sequence ATGTCGATTGACCAAAGCACCGCCGCCAAAGTGGCCAAACTGGCCCGTATCAAGGTCGAAGAGGACGCGCTGCCCGCTCTGGCAGATGAGTTCAACACCATCCTCGGCTTTATCGAGCAGCTGAACGAGGTGGACGTCGAAGGCGTCGAGCCAATGACCTCCGTAACACCGCAGCGGCTGAAGCGCCGGGTGGATGAGGTCACGGATGGCAATCAGCAGGACAAGATCCTCGCCAATGCTCCCGATGCCCGCGAAGGCTTTTTCGCAGTGCCCAAGGTGGTTGAATAA
- a CDS encoding DUF2927 domain-containing protein, with protein MGCDPLAERTSLVPPTRPAGLAPAPKPPSAESQRLARYYGALQQDLLTRGLLRTDGGGPETPYDADDLRRNFEQIAFYDEYGSNNLRTSGALGRWQGPVRLRADFGPSVSAEQQQKDRATLEAYAARLARITGHPISTTTSRARANFNVIFAGADDSAYVAGRVRDILPSISDADLQVFANPPQSYYCLVRAGGLQADPSSYMRGVALIRAEHPDLARRSCIHEEIAQGLGLRNDSPQARPSIFNDDDEFALLTSQDEKLLQILYDPRLRPGMSADEARPIVQAIAYDIMGEPR; from the coding sequence ATGGGGTGCGATCCACTGGCTGAGCGCACCTCGCTGGTGCCGCCGACGCGACCCGCAGGTCTCGCGCCGGCGCCAAAGCCCCCTTCTGCCGAAAGCCAGCGTCTGGCCCGCTACTACGGCGCACTGCAGCAGGATCTGCTGACCCGTGGGCTGTTGCGCACCGATGGTGGCGGGCCAGAGACGCCTTATGATGCGGACGATCTGCGCCGGAATTTTGAACAGATTGCCTTTTACGACGAATATGGCAGCAATAACCTGCGCACCTCCGGGGCGTTGGGGCGTTGGCAGGGGCCGGTGCGTCTGCGCGCCGACTTCGGCCCCTCCGTCAGCGCGGAGCAACAGCAGAAAGACCGCGCAACGCTGGAGGCCTACGCCGCCCGTCTGGCCCGGATCACCGGTCATCCCATCAGCACAACGACCAGCCGTGCCCGCGCCAATTTCAATGTGATCTTTGCCGGCGCGGATGACAGCGCCTATGTGGCGGGGCGGGTGCGGGACATCCTGCCGTCGATCAGCGACGCCGATCTTCAGGTCTTTGCCAACCCGCCGCAGAGCTATTATTGCCTGGTGCGCGCCGGGGGGCTGCAAGCGGATCCGTCATCCTATATGCGCGGAGTGGCTCTTATCCGCGCGGAACACCCCGATCTGGCCCGCCGGAGCTGTATCCACGAGGAGATCGCTCAGGGCCTTGGCCTGCGCAATGACAGCCCGCAGGCGCGGCCGTCAATCTTCAACGATGATGATGAATTTGCGCTGCTGACCAGTCAGGACGAAAAACTTCTGCAAATCCTGTACGATCCGCGCCTGCGCCCCGGCATGTCCGCCGATGAGGCCCGGCCCATCGTGCAGGCGATTGCCTATGATATCATGGGGGAACCGCGCTAA
- a CDS encoding toxic anion resistance protein: protein MSETTQKKAAKETQIVSEITAIELPEPVAEIQSLEQADEATSADIQSRMAQIDMSDSNSIINFGSGAQAELQQISQAMLTDVRNKDVGPAGDSLRNIVTTIRGFSVSELDVRRKRSFWERLLGRAAPFAKFTARFEDVQGQIDRITDNLLGHEHQLLKDIKSLDLLYAKTLSFYDELALYIAAGEAKLAELDANEIPALEAAVAAAPESDQVMRAQELRDMRAARDDLERRVHDLKLTRQVTMQSLPSIRLVQENDKSLVTKINSTLVNTVPLWETQLAQAVTIQRSAEAAAAVRDANDLTNELLTSNAANLRETNKVIRQEMERGVFDIEAVKQANADLIGTIQESLQIADDGKAKRAAAEEDLKKMEAELRDTLAAAKARRDGVGDTAATAVPGTA, encoded by the coding sequence ATGTCCGAGACGACCCAGAAGAAAGCCGCCAAGGAAACGCAAATCGTTTCCGAGATCACCGCGATTGAACTGCCGGAACCGGTGGCTGAGATCCAGTCGCTGGAGCAGGCCGATGAGGCCACCAGCGCCGATATCCAGTCCCGTATGGCGCAGATCGACATGTCGGACAGCAATTCGATCATCAATTTTGGCTCCGGTGCCCAGGCGGAATTGCAGCAGATCAGCCAGGCCATGCTGACCGATGTCCGCAACAAGGACGTTGGCCCGGCCGGTGACAGCCTGCGCAATATCGTGACCACCATCCGCGGGTTTTCGGTGTCGGAACTGGATGTGCGCCGCAAGCGCAGTTTCTGGGAGCGTCTACTGGGGCGCGCGGCGCCTTTTGCCAAGTTCACCGCCCGATTTGAGGATGTTCAGGGCCAGATCGACCGGATTACCGATAATCTCCTCGGCCATGAGCATCAGCTGCTCAAGGATATCAAATCGCTGGATCTGCTCTATGCCAAGACGCTGAGCTTCTATGATGAGCTGGCGCTTTATATCGCCGCAGGAGAGGCCAAGCTGGCCGAGCTGGATGCCAATGAAATCCCGGCCCTGGAAGCCGCTGTTGCCGCTGCGCCTGAGAGCGATCAGGTGATGCGCGCACAGGAGCTGCGCGATATGCGCGCGGCCCGCGACGATCTGGAGCGTCGGGTGCATGATCTGAAACTGACCCGTCAGGTCACCATGCAGTCGCTGCCTTCGATCCGGCTGGTTCAGGAGAACGACAAATCGCTGGTGACCAAGATCAACTCAACGCTGGTGAACACGGTGCCGCTCTGGGAGACCCAGCTGGCGCAGGCGGTCACCATCCAGCGCTCAGCCGAGGCTGCGGCCGCCGTGCGTGATGCCAATGATCTGACCAATGAGCTGCTGACCTCCAACGCTGCCAATCTGCGCGAAACCAACAAGGTGATCCGTCAGGAGATGGAACGCGGCGTTTTCGACATCGAAGCGGTGAAGCAGGCCAATGCCGATCTGATCGGAACCATCCAGGAAAGCCTGCAGATCGCCGACGACGGCAAGGCCAAACGCGCTGCGGCTGAGGAAGATTTGAAAAAGATGGAAGCCGAGCTGCGCGACACATTGGCCGCCGCCAAAGCGCGCCGCGACGGTGTAGGCGACACAGCTGCCACGGCGGTCCCCGGCACCGCATGA
- a CDS encoding nucleoside deaminase gives MPFRSHMDIALAEARAAAARGEVPVGAVLISPAGQVVARAGNRTREWSDPTAHAEVLVIRDACAAAGSERLNGHDLYVTLEPCAMCAAAIAAARIRRVYYGASDPKSGGVAHGACVFSHPQAHHAPEVYEGISAEPAETLLKAFFAARRSADG, from the coding sequence ATGCCGTTTCGTTCTCACATGGATATCGCCCTTGCCGAAGCCCGTGCCGCAGCCGCGCGCGGGGAGGTGCCGGTGGGGGCCGTCCTGATCTCCCCAGCGGGGCAGGTGGTCGCCCGGGCAGGCAATCGCACCCGAGAGTGGAGCGACCCGACCGCCCATGCCGAAGTGTTGGTGATCCGCGACGCCTGCGCTGCCGCCGGGTCGGAGCGCCTCAATGGCCATGATCTCTATGTGACGCTGGAACCCTGCGCGATGTGCGCCGCCGCTATTGCCGCGGCCCGCATTCGCCGTGTCTACTACGGTGCGTCCGATCCCAAGTCCGGCGGCGTGGCGCATGGGGCTTGCGTGTTCTCGCATCCGCAGGCGCATCACGCGCCAGAGGTCTATGAGGGCATTAGCGCAGAACCGGCTGAAACCCTGCTGAAGGCTTTCTTTGCTGCGCGCCGTTCGGCGGATGGTTGA
- a CDS encoding pseudouridine synthase — MSKTPSSPRGQRPGAAKPARASKKPTDTAVTGDSPEGDRIAKVLSRAGVASRREAERMIAEGRVAVNGKIIDSPALNVVLGKDRIAVDGAPVQDPEPPRLWLYHKPSGLVTTTSDELDRKTIFDELPEDMPRVMTVGRLDLNSEGLLLLTNDGGIKRQLELPSTGWLRRYRVRINGRPKDTDFEPLRQGLVIEGERFQPMTVALDRQQGANAWLTIGLREGKNREIRRAIEDIGFTVNRLLRLSYGPFQLGSLKPGEVEELRPRVVRDQLGLETPETEADEKPKRPTRPARGRPGAGKPGTAPGAKPDFKSGGKPGGKQPGGKQPGGKPSGRSFGASDRPGDKGSERSGGRSTGKPDGKFAGKGKPAGRATDRSADRPGGKPAGKFGGKPIGKPGSKPAGGGASRDTGRDSGRGPGRNSGKGAAPRGGGKPTRR; from the coding sequence ATGAGCAAAACACCATCTTCCCCCAGGGGCCAGCGCCCCGGTGCGGCGAAACCCGCCCGCGCCAGCAAGAAACCGACAGATACAGCTGTGACCGGTGACAGCCCCGAGGGCGACCGCATTGCCAAGGTCCTGTCACGGGCCGGCGTCGCCTCGCGGCGCGAAGCCGAGCGGATGATCGCCGAAGGGCGCGTTGCGGTAAACGGCAAGATCATCGACAGCCCGGCGCTGAATGTGGTGTTGGGGAAGGATCGGATTGCGGTGGATGGCGCCCCTGTGCAGGATCCGGAACCACCCCGGCTGTGGCTCTATCACAAGCCGTCGGGCCTGGTGACCACCACCAGTGACGAGCTGGACCGCAAGACCATCTTTGACGAACTGCCTGAGGATATGCCCCGCGTGATGACCGTGGGGCGGCTGGACCTCAACTCCGAAGGGCTGCTGCTGCTGACCAATGACGGCGGTATCAAGCGACAGCTGGAGCTGCCCTCCACCGGCTGGCTGCGCCGCTACCGTGTGCGCATCAACGGGCGCCCCAAAGACACCGATTTTGAACCGCTGCGTCAGGGGCTGGTGATCGAGGGGGAGCGCTTTCAGCCGATGACCGTCGCGCTGGACCGCCAGCAGGGGGCCAACGCATGGCTCACCATCGGCCTGCGCGAGGGCAAGAACCGCGAAATCCGCCGTGCCATCGAAGACATCGGATTTACCGTGAACCGCCTGCTGCGGCTGTCTTACGGTCCGTTCCAGCTGGGCAGCCTCAAACCTGGTGAAGTCGAAGAGCTGCGCCCCCGCGTGGTGCGCGATCAGCTGGGGCTGGAGACGCCGGAGACCGAGGCAGACGAGAAGCCCAAACGCCCGACCCGCCCGGCGCGTGGACGCCCCGGTGCGGGCAAACCTGGGACAGCGCCCGGCGCGAAACCAGATTTCAAATCAGGCGGTAAGCCGGGCGGAAAACAACCGGGTGGCAAACAACCCGGCGGGAAACCATCAGGGCGATCCTTCGGCGCATCAGATCGCCCGGGCGACAAAGGCAGCGAGCGTTCCGGTGGCCGCTCCACTGGAAAACCAGACGGCAAATTTGCTGGCAAGGGCAAACCCGCAGGCCGGGCAACTGACCGTTCCGCAGACAGACCCGGGGGTAAGCCTGCGGGCAAATTCGGCGGCAAGCCAATCGGCAAACCCGGCAGCAAACCCGCAGGTGGCGGCGCCAGCCGGGACACAGGGCGCGATTCCGGGCGCGGTCCAGGCCGCAACTCTGGAAAAGGTGCCGCACCGCGTGGTGGCGGCAAACCAACGCGCCGCTGA
- a CDS encoding metal-dependent hydrolase, with product MEIIWLGHGSFRIETAGQVLLVDPWLTGNPMLRDDQHEAAIAGATHIILTHAHFDHVIDVLALARRLNVPIVGQYDLMGIWGETEDVTTIGFNKGGTVNLDGPNLAMVPASHSSTFATQDGLRTAGSEVGYMLMSEGKTLYISGDTGVMADMDWIGDYYKPDIGILSAGGHFTMDMAQTAYAAKRYFNFKTLIPCHYRTFPILEQSAEKLADALPEVTVIEPQVLEAIKL from the coding sequence ATGGAGATCATCTGGCTGGGCCACGGCAGTTTTCGCATCGAGACCGCAGGACAGGTTCTGCTGGTTGATCCCTGGCTGACCGGCAATCCGATGCTGCGCGACGATCAGCACGAGGCCGCCATCGCAGGCGCCACCCATATTATCCTGACCCATGCCCATTTTGACCATGTCATTGACGTGCTGGCGCTGGCGCGGCGGCTGAATGTGCCGATTGTGGGCCAATATGACCTGATGGGTATCTGGGGGGAAACCGAAGATGTGACCACCATCGGCTTCAACAAGGGCGGCACTGTCAATCTGGACGGGCCAAACCTCGCCATGGTTCCGGCCTCTCACAGCTCAACTTTTGCAACGCAGGATGGGTTACGAACAGCGGGCAGCGAGGTGGGGTATATGCTGATGAGCGAAGGGAAAACGCTTTATATCTCAGGCGATACCGGGGTGATGGCGGATATGGATTGGATCGGCGACTACTACAAACCCGACATCGGCATCCTGAGCGCTGGGGGCCATTTCACCATGGATATGGCGCAGACGGCCTATGCGGCGAAACGGTATTTCAATTTCAAAACGTTGATCCCCTGCCACTACCGCACCTTCCCGATCCTGGAGCAGAGCGCTGAGAAACTGGCGGATGCCCTGCCGGAGGTGACGGTGATCGAACCGCAGGTGCTCGAGGCGATCAAGCTATAA
- the gatA gene encoding Asp-tRNA(Asn)/Glu-tRNA(Gln) amidotransferase subunit GatA codes for MTELNKLTLSAARDALRKGETTSVELTEACLKAIDAADALNAFVHKTPEIALERAKAADVRIKAGDAPAMCGLPIGIKDLFCTKGVDSQAASGILEGFKPEYESTVSQQLQDSGAVMLGKLNMDEFAMGSSNETSVYGNAVSPWRREGDEAQLTPGGSSGGSASAVAADLCLAATGTDTGGSIRQPAAFTGITGIKPTYGRCSRWGVVAFASSLDQAGPMTKSVRDAAMMLEAMCGHDPKDSTSADLAVPNFEAMLTGDIKGKKIGIPREYRMDGMPAEIEKLWSEGAEMLRAAGAEIVDISLPHTKYALPAYYVIAPAEASSNLARYDGVRYGQRATLEGGDGITEMYEKTRAAGFGHEVQRRVMVGTYVLSAGFYDAYYNRARKVRTLIKKDFEDVFAQGIDAILTPATPSAAFGLGEMIDADPVQMYLNDVFTVTVNLAGLPGISVPAGVDAKGLPLGLQLIGRPWEEGDLLNTAYALEEAAGFVAKPGHWW; via the coding sequence ATGACCGAACTGAACAAACTGACCCTGTCCGCCGCTCGTGACGCATTGCGCAAGGGCGAAACCACCTCTGTCGAGCTGACCGAGGCCTGTCTGAAAGCGATTGATGCCGCGGATGCGCTGAATGCCTTCGTGCACAAGACGCCCGAGATTGCGCTGGAACGCGCTAAGGCGGCGGACGTACGGATCAAGGCAGGCGACGCGCCTGCCATGTGTGGCCTTCCCATTGGCATCAAGGATCTGTTCTGCACCAAAGGTGTCGACAGTCAGGCGGCCTCTGGCATCTTGGAAGGCTTCAAGCCCGAGTATGAATCCACCGTCTCCCAGCAGTTGCAGGATTCTGGTGCGGTTATGCTGGGCAAGCTGAACATGGATGAATTCGCGATGGGCTCATCCAACGAGACATCTGTCTATGGCAACGCAGTCAGCCCCTGGCGGCGCGAGGGCGATGAGGCCCAACTGACACCGGGCGGCTCCTCCGGTGGGTCGGCATCTGCTGTGGCTGCTGATCTGTGCCTGGCGGCAACTGGCACCGATACCGGCGGGTCGATTCGTCAGCCTGCGGCCTTTACCGGTATCACCGGCATCAAACCCACTTACGGGCGCTGCTCGCGCTGGGGTGTGGTGGCCTTTGCCTCCTCGCTGGATCAGGCCGGTCCGATGACCAAATCGGTGCGCGATGCGGCGATGATGCTTGAGGCGATGTGTGGCCACGACCCCAAGGACAGCACCAGCGCCGATCTGGCGGTGCCGAATTTTGAGGCAATGCTGACCGGTGATATCAAAGGCAAGAAAATCGGCATCCCGCGCGAATACCGCATGGATGGCATGCCTGCGGAGATTGAGAAACTCTGGTCCGAAGGGGCGGAGATGCTGCGCGCAGCAGGCGCCGAGATCGTCGATATTTCCCTGCCGCACACCAAATACGCGCTGCCAGCCTACTACGTGATTGCCCCTGCTGAGGCGTCATCAAACCTCGCACGCTACGACGGTGTGCGCTACGGTCAGCGCGCCACGCTGGAGGGCGGCGACGGCATCACCGAGATGTACGAGAAAACCCGCGCCGCGGGCTTCGGCCATGAGGTGCAGCGCCGTGTGATGGTTGGTACCTATGTGCTTTCCGCAGGTTTCTATGACGCCTACTACAATCGTGCCCGCAAGGTCCGTACCCTGATCAAAAAGGACTTCGAGGATGTTTTTGCGCAGGGTATCGACGCGATCCTGACACCGGCCACGCCCTCTGCGGCCTTTGGTTTGGGGGAAATGATCGACGCGGATCCGGTGCAGATGTATCTGAACGACGTCTTCACCGTGACCGTGAACCTCGCCGGTCTGCCGGGGATTTCCGTGCCTGCTGGTGTTGATGCCAAAGGGCTGCCGCTTGGTCTGCAACTGATTGGCCGCCCCTGGGAAGAGGGTGATCTGCTGAATACAGCCTATGCGCTGGAAGAGGCTGCCGGGTTTGTGGCCAAGCCAGGGCATTGGTGGTAA
- a CDS encoding 5-bromo-4-chloroindolyl phosphate hydrolysis family protein, with translation MAQRFGGKYSPDGRDKGADKDPASGHSTSSANGYRSAKVDPVGMRANLMALPAGLVALMSVFSDAAGLAFGLLAAATWAGSAYLLRDGLRAEAAYDDRKVARRPALPRKILAALLCGVGAVFAAWRQDPGALSALIYAAATAGLHLAAFGLDPLRDKGAEGIDDFQRDRVARVVDEAETYLAAMTDAALRARDRQVEQRVEAFQEVARDLFRTVEEDPRDLTGARRYLTVYLMGARDATIKFADIYTRSGDTKSREDYLTLLRDLEENFAARTRKMLLEDRTDLTVEIDVLRDRLQREGVHLDTR, from the coding sequence ATGGCACAGCGTTTTGGCGGCAAATACAGCCCGGATGGCCGCGACAAAGGGGCCGACAAAGACCCTGCCTCCGGTCACAGCACCTCCAGCGCCAACGGCTACCGCAGCGCCAAAGTCGACCCCGTCGGCATGCGCGCCAATCTGATGGCGCTGCCTGCGGGACTGGTGGCGCTGATGTCTGTCTTCTCGGATGCAGCCGGTCTGGCGTTTGGCCTGCTTGCCGCAGCAACTTGGGCCGGTTCGGCCTATCTGCTGCGCGATGGTCTGCGGGCTGAAGCCGCCTATGATGATCGCAAAGTAGCCCGCCGCCCTGCCCTGCCACGCAAAATCCTGGCCGCCCTACTCTGCGGTGTCGGTGCCGTGTTTGCGGCCTGGCGGCAGGATCCCGGCGCCCTCAGCGCGCTGATCTATGCCGCGGCGACAGCTGGCCTGCATCTCGCCGCCTTTGGCCTTGATCCCCTGCGGGATAAGGGCGCCGAGGGCATTGATGATTTCCAGCGTGATCGCGTCGCCCGTGTTGTAGACGAGGCCGAAACCTATCTTGCGGCAATGACCGATGCCGCCCTGCGCGCCCGAGACCGTCAGGTCGAACAGCGGGTTGAGGCCTTTCAGGAGGTGGCGCGTGACCTCTTTCGTACGGTTGAGGAAGACCCCCGCGATTTGACCGGTGCGCGGCGCTATCTCACCGTCTATTTAATGGGCGCGCGCGATGCGACGATCAAATTTGCCGATATCTATACCCGCAGTGGCGACACCAAATCGCGTGAGGACTATCTGACTCTGCTGCGCGATCTTGAGGAGAACTTTGCCGCCCGCACCCGCAAGATGCTGCTGGAAGATCGCACCGATCTGACCGTTGAAATCGACGTGCTGCGGGATCGTTTGCAGCGCGAGGGCGTTCATCTGGACACCCGCTGA
- a CDS encoding SPFH domain-containing protein yields the protein MGIFDFLKGEFIDVIHWTDDTNDTLVWRFEREGHAIKYGAKLTVREGQAAVFVHEGQLADVFTPGLYMLETNNMPIMTTLQHWDHGFQSPFKSEIYFVDTTRFNDLKWGTKNPIMARDPEFGPVRLRAFGTYSIRVVDPARFLTEIVGTDGEFTMDEISFQIRNIIVQQVSRVLAGSGIPVLDMAANTADLGKLVAAEISATVAEYGIAIPELYIENISLPAAVEQALDKRTQMGIVGDLGRYTQFSAAEAMTAAAQTPNSGMGTGMGMGMGMAMAQQMAQMAQPGAASHAAGQPAGPWGARPAPAAPQPAPQAAPVAPPPPPVEHVWHIAENGQTSGPFSKARLGRMAQEGALRRDSLVWTPGQDGWKAAGDVMELAQLFTILPPPPPPPPPAPAG from the coding sequence ATGGGTATTTTCGACTTTCTCAAGGGAGAGTTCATCGACGTCATCCACTGGACCGACGACACCAATGACACGCTGGTCTGGCGCTTTGAGCGCGAAGGACATGCGATCAAATACGGCGCCAAGCTGACAGTCCGTGAAGGTCAGGCCGCGGTCTTTGTTCATGAGGGTCAGCTGGCGGATGTCTTCACCCCCGGTCTCTACATGCTGGAGACCAATAACATGCCGATCATGACGACGTTGCAGCATTGGGATCACGGGTTTCAGTCGCCATTCAAATCGGAGATCTACTTCGTCGACACCACCCGGTTCAACGATCTGAAATGGGGCACCAAGAACCCGATCATGGCCCGCGACCCGGAGTTCGGCCCCGTGCGTCTGCGTGCCTTTGGCACCTATAGTATCCGGGTGGTGGACCCGGCCCGGTTCCTGACCGAGATCGTCGGCACCGATGGCGAATTCACCATGGATGAAATCTCCTTCCAGATCCGCAATATCATTGTGCAACAGGTGAGCCGGGTCTTGGCAGGCTCTGGCATCCCGGTGCTGGACATGGCGGCCAATACGGCTGATCTGGGCAAGCTGGTTGCGGCGGAGATTTCCGCCACGGTCGCTGAGTACGGCATCGCGATCCCGGAACTCTATATCGAGAATATCTCACTTCCCGCCGCCGTCGAACAGGCGCTGGACAAGCGCACCCAGATGGGGATCGTCGGTGATCTTGGCCGCTACACGCAATTTTCTGCCGCCGAAGCGATGACCGCCGCCGCCCAGACGCCCAACAGCGGGATGGGGACCGGTATGGGCATGGGGATGGGCATGGCGATGGCCCAACAGATGGCGCAGATGGCGCAACCGGGTGCCGCCAGTCATGCAGCGGGTCAGCCCGCCGGTCCCTGGGGCGCACGGCCCGCACCCGCTGCCCCGCAACCGGCGCCGCAGGCCGCTCCCGTGGCCCCGCCGCCTCCACCGGTGGAACATGTCTGGCACATCGCTGAAAATGGCCAGACCAGCGGCCCTTTCTCTAAGGCCCGCCTTGGACGGATGGCGCAGGAGGGCGCGCTGCGCCGAGACAGTCTGGTGTGGACCCCCGGTCAGGATGGTTGGAAAGCCGCCGGTGATGTGATGGAACTGGCGCAGCTCTTCACAATCCTGCCCCCGCCACCGCCGCCACCGCCACCTGCCCCGGCGGGCTGA
- a CDS encoding cytochrome b, protein MARRSALKWLHWLSLALIVYFYLVEPDDNNVPPGLALATHAGVGLILSVVVLFWTAIYLRKGPAGRAGPKLPGWAKRFHGLNHRVLQIGLPVMVATGALAGLLAPFAIHAFGVVPINPGVGSRSLHELAEEVHEIAFDTLLIVIVLHGVFHLWRHFLLKDNALRIMVPKLLHKYL, encoded by the coding sequence ATGGCACGCCGCAGCGCGCTCAAATGGCTCCACTGGCTCAGCCTCGCTCTTATCGTCTACTTCTATCTTGTGGAGCCAGACGACAACAACGTCCCCCCAGGGCTGGCGTTGGCGACCCATGCCGGGGTTGGGTTGATCCTGTCAGTGGTCGTGCTGTTCTGGACCGCGATCTATCTGCGCAAGGGGCCGGCGGGGCGCGCCGGTCCCAAGCTGCCCGGCTGGGCCAAGCGGTTCCACGGGCTGAACCACCGCGTATTGCAGATCGGCTTACCGGTCATGGTTGCTACCGGGGCACTCGCCGGGTTGCTGGCCCCCTTTGCGATCCACGCCTTTGGTGTTGTTCCAATCAACCCCGGCGTCGGCAGCCGCAGCCTGCATGAATTGGCTGAAGAGGTGCATGAAATCGCCTTTGACACGCTGCTCATCGTCATTGTGCTGCATGGGGTCTTTCATCTCTGGCGTCATTTCCTGTTGAAGGACAACGCCCTACGCATCATGGTGCCAAAACTGCTGCATAAATATCTTTGA